One genomic region from Leptospira licerasiae serovar Varillal str. VAR 010 encodes:
- a CDS encoding FAD-dependent oxidoreductase, giving the protein MNRKFLKLIYKENVSLSSDIYHFKRSDNSPLEFVGGQYVILNVGNDTEGKVIKRAYSILSSDSKTDSFQICVKRLGTGKASSILPELKLGSELEYSGPWGKFVGDPTWPSSGFSLILATDTGITSLTGLLLSKKFSGRLDSTTAVWLKTKDEDFLSERELRKILSGISNFPNIFRIPSISDPSRVSTVLEILKSILGDCTVPENAFLSGDGNILREVRSELVRLGTLESRIGTEAFFNTQKYPLPVVNIG; this is encoded by the coding sequence TTGAACCGAAAATTTTTAAAACTAATTTATAAGGAAAACGTAAGTCTTTCTTCCGATATATACCATTTTAAAAGGTCAGATAACTCTCCATTAGAATTTGTAGGAGGACAATACGTTATCTTGAATGTTGGAAACGATACAGAAGGAAAAGTTATCAAAAGAGCTTATTCCATCTTATCTTCCGATTCCAAAACGGATTCATTCCAGATCTGTGTAAAACGGTTAGGAACCGGAAAAGCATCCAGTATTCTTCCTGAATTAAAATTAGGATCTGAGTTGGAATATTCAGGTCCTTGGGGTAAATTCGTAGGAGATCCAACCTGGCCTTCTTCCGGTTTTTCCTTAATTCTGGCAACAGACACGGGAATTACTTCTCTTACGGGACTTCTCCTTTCCAAAAAATTCTCAGGTAGATTAGACAGTACGACGGCAGTCTGGCTAAAAACAAAAGATGAAGATTTCCTTTCTGAAAGAGAATTAAGAAAGATCCTCTCGGGAATTTCCAATTTTCCGAATATATTCAGGATCCCTTCGATTTCAGATCCGAGCAGGGTATCCACAGTATTAGAAATTTTGAAATCGATCTTGGGAGATTGTACCGTTCCTGAGAACGCATTCCTAAGCGGAGATGGAAATATTTTAAGAGAAGTAAGATCCGAACTAGTTCGTTTAGGAACCTTAGAATCTAGGATAGGAACGGAAGCGTTCTTCAATACTCAGAAATATCCGTTGCCAGTAGTAAATATCGGATAA
- a CDS encoding cobalt-precorrin-5B (C(1))-methyltransferase has protein sequence MATKELREGFTTGACSAAAAKAATRVLVLGQTITEIETTLPNKRKVTFELKRCEISDDSAVCSIIKDAGDDPDCTHGAELTAVVKLNQENKIVLKGGEGVAVVTKAGLGLEIGEPAINPIPRKNITEMILEELIGSTFSGAEVTISVPGGQEMAKKTMNERLGLIGGISILGTTGIVKPYSTAAYKASVIQAIQVAREYGEHCIVLTTGGKSEKFAMDLLPNINEIAFIQVGDFIGTGIKTAIKEDIRHVIIVGMIGKLSKMADGVMMTHRGGSSVNTKMLAKIARTLEIPEPVCSDIEAANTARHVLDICKESGHFHITTRICEIVSENCSRHGLGLRVSAYMVDFDGALLGKFEAPENWGIKGEAE, from the coding sequence ATGGCAACCAAGGAGTTAAGAGAAGGATTTACTACGGGAGCCTGTTCCGCTGCAGCTGCAAAAGCTGCAACACGCGTTCTGGTCTTAGGCCAGACCATTACAGAAATTGAAACCACCCTCCCGAATAAAAGAAAAGTCACCTTCGAACTAAAACGTTGCGAGATTTCCGACGATAGCGCGGTTTGCAGTATTATAAAAGATGCAGGGGACGACCCTGATTGCACTCACGGTGCAGAGTTGACTGCAGTAGTAAAACTTAATCAAGAAAATAAGATCGTATTAAAGGGTGGAGAAGGAGTAGCGGTAGTCACTAAAGCAGGTCTAGGCTTAGAGATCGGAGAGCCTGCGATCAATCCGATCCCCAGAAAGAATATTACGGAAATGATATTGGAAGAGCTGATCGGTTCCACATTTTCAGGAGCAGAGGTCACTATCAGTGTTCCGGGCGGGCAAGAAATGGCTAAAAAAACGATGAACGAACGTTTAGGGCTCATCGGAGGCATTTCAATCTTAGGAACGACTGGTATCGTAAAACCGTATTCCACCGCGGCATATAAGGCAAGTGTAATACAAGCGATACAAGTCGCGAGAGAATATGGAGAACACTGTATCGTCTTAACCACAGGAGGGAAATCCGAAAAGTTTGCGATGGACCTTCTTCCTAACATCAACGAGATCGCTTTTATCCAAGTCGGCGACTTTATAGGAACCGGGATCAAGACGGCGATCAAAGAGGATATCCGTCATGTGATCATTGTTGGAATGATTGGAAAACTCTCCAAAATGGCTGATGGAGTCATGATGACTCACAGAGGAGGTTCTTCCGTTAATACAAAGATGCTTGCAAAAATTGCAAGAACTTTGGAAATCCCCGAGCCTGTCTGCTCGGACATAGAAGCAGCAAATACGGCAAGGCATGTATTAGATATCTGTAAAGAATCTGGACATTTTCACATCACCACTAGGATCTGCGAGATCGTTTCTGAGAATTGTTCGAGGCACGGATTAGGACTAAGAGTTTCGGCCTACATGGTCGATTTCGACGGAGCACTTTTAGGAAAATTCGAGGCTCCGGAAAACTGGGGAATTAAAGGAGAAGCGGAATAA